The nucleotide sequence GCTCTCTCTGCGGGCCGAGGAAGACTCATTCCTGATAAATCGACCACTCAGCAGCACGAATATTCTCTTTATCCTGAACTTAAGTTTCATTGTTGCGTACCTGATTCTGTTTGTACAGAGCCGCAATTTCGACGTATTTGCCTCCCGCAGACTCCTGGCCGACCAACGGCTCAGCCTGCTGATTGGCGAATTTTTTCTGCTGAGCGGTATTTCCTTCATAACCTTAGTCGGCAAATATGTCGCCCTGGAAATTCTGGGCGGGCTGTATAAACTACAGGGAATCATCAACGTTCACTTTTTTAAAGTGCTTCAGTCGTCCATGCTGTTTTTTACGTTACTGACGCTGGCGCTCATTATCATTGCCTACAACACAGCTGGCACAAGCTGGTCAGAAAGCGTGCTCCTGCTCCCATTGGTTGTCTTCTACACTGCCCGGCTGGCGCTCCTCTATGTCGTCATCCGCAGCATGGAACCTATCAAAAATCTGTATTTATTTTCGTACCTTTGTATTGTTGAATTGATTCCGCTCATCGTCGGCCTCCGTTTCGCGCTATGATGATGGGTTGTTAGTAAACAGAACGCAGCAAACTGCTGGCGGATCGCCGAATGGTCGTTGAAGCCAGCGGTAAATCTGTCTGCTGATCGTAAGCTGACATTGAAACGACCAGTGATTCAATGAACGAGACTAGTATGCAACCTATCCAGGACCGGCTGACGAAGGTTAACCGGCTGTTAGTTACTCAATCCCGCCCTGCCGACGAAAAATCTCCTTATTTTGATTTAGCCAGCAAGTATAACATCCAGATCGATTTCCGCCCCTTCATTCAGATTGAAGGCGTATCGTACAAGGATTTCAGGCGTCAGAAAATCAACGTTCTGGATCATACGGCTATTATTTTCACAAGCCGAAATGCCATCGACCATTTCTTCCGGATTTGTCAAGAGGGGCGGGTTGAGGTTCCGGCCGATATGAAATACTTCTGTATTTCAGAGCAAACGGCCAATTATCTCCAGAAGTACATTATCATCCGGAAACGTAAGATTTTTAACGGGACCAAAACGGCGACCGAGCTATTCGATCTGATTAAAAAGCATAAGAACGAGAAGTTCCTGTTTCCCTGTTCAAACATCCGACGCAATGATATTCCGGAGTTTATGGATACCAGCAGCCTGCACTTCACCGAGGCTGTGATGTATGAAACCGTGCCTACGGACCTGTCGGACCTGGATATCCAGAGCTACGACATCATTGCCTTCTTCAGTCCGTCGGGAGTAAACTCACTGCTGACCAATTTTCCGGATTTCAAGCAGAACGGGACCCGGATGGCCGCTTTTGGACCTACCACCGCCAAAGCTATCATGGATGCAGGTCTGACGCTAGATATTGAAGCTCCGCTGCCCAATGCCCCCTCCATGACCGGGGCACTGGATTTGTATATTAAAAAGGCTAACAATCAGTAAATAGCCGACGTTATAGAAAGGTTGGTTGCCAGAGAAAAGGCTCACAGGGCTTTTTTCGGTAACCAACCTTCTTTTTTGGTTCAATAATTGAACGAGTTCGGCGTTTATTTGTAAACTGCGACAGACGATCCTGACTCTTGTTTTACGGTCGTATTTTCCGGTCCATAAACCCCCTGTCGCTGTTGTTTTCCAGCTTTGTTTCTATGATTCGCACAGTCTACGGTTTTGCTTTTCTGGTGCTACTGGTAGCCGCCCGGTCGGCATCTGCGCAACAGGAACCTCAGTTCAGCATGTATATGTATAATCCGCTATACTATAATCCGGCCGCAGCCGGGTCGGAAGGAGTATCGCGGCTACAGCTAACCCAGCGAACGCAATACCTTGGTTACCAGGCTATCGGCAGCAGCGACGAGGCCGTACAGAACTCGCAGCTGGTGTCGTTCAACATGCCGCTGGCGCGAATCAAAAGTGGCATAGGTATCTATGCGTTCAACGATAAAATAGCCGCCAGCTATAACCAGTCTGTTCAGGTATCGTATGCCTATCGGCTGGCTCTTAAAAGTGGTACGCTGGCCTTAGGCGTTCAGGCAGGTCTGTTCAACAAAGGTATTGACTACGGACAGTTCCGGCCGAATGAGCCGGACCCGCTTGTGCCAACGGGTCGTATCAGTCAGGCTAAGCCCGATGTTGGCGTAGGCGCTTATTATAATACAGTTGATTACTGGGTTGGTCTGAGCGTAAACCACCTGAATCGGGCTTCCTATACCCTGGGGACCGACCGGTCAACCAGCCCTCTGTATCCAAATGCGTATCTGACGGCTGGATACCGGCTTGGTGTTGGTTACGACATTGAAGTACAGCCATCCATACTGGTGCAGTACAGCACCTTTGGCGGCATTCGGAACTCAAGTGCGACGCTGAATCTGATCGGTACGTATGACAACCGCATCTGGGCAGGGCTGGGATATCGCCTGCAGGATGCCCTGATGGCCACTGCCGGTATTAACCTGATGCGAAATAACGCTCTTCGGGTAGGCTACTCGCTGGATCTGGTTGTGGGGGGGACCCGGGCCAAAAGCCTTACTTCGCATGAGCTAATGGTTGCGTATGCGTTCCCGGCACCTGACCCGCGCAGGAAGCCAATCGTACGCACGCCCCGGTTTCGGTACTAATCAAATAAGAAACAGGATTGATTCTGGCAACGCTTCCTAACGATCAACATTTTGGCAACATTCTTGTTAGGCAGTTTGCGAATAGCACCGTAATTTTGGAAGAATGCGGTTTATGCATTGAAAAAGAAAGGTTGAAACGAATTGAATCAATGAAAAATAATTCCTCTCAAGAGATTTTACATTGAAACATTTTGTGACATACAATAACCAAACGGATTTTCGTTTTTAGTCTGGTCTCGCACAAGAAGAAGTTAAAAGTAATATAAGGATGAAGTATACCTGGTTTACAACCAACGCAATCCGAGGGGTAATGGTCGTGGCAGTCGTGCTGCTGATGCAAGGTTGCGGTTTCGTCAAGTCCAAATTTGGGGGCAAGGGCGGTAAAGGGGGCGAAGTAGGCGTTACGAACGGGGAAATTACCGCAACCGGACGTAAAGGCTGGAAGCAACCAACGCCCTATGGCATGGTGCTGGTGCCTTCGGGTTCGTTTATCATGGGGCAGGCCGACGAAGATGTGGCGGCCACTCAGATAAACATGAACCGGCAGGTAACGATCAGTTCATTCTATATGGATGATGCTGAAATCTCGAACCACGAGTATCGTCAGTACGTGAACGCGTTGATGGCCGACTCGGTCTCGGTGCTGGGTGAAGAAGATATTATGTCGAAGTATTATCCGGATACAACCGTCTGGAAAAATGACTTCACGTACCACAACGGCGACCCGATGCTAGAGCACTATTTCGCGCATCCGGCCTTTGATACCTACCCGGTTGTCGGCGTAAGCTGGATTGCGGCCCGGCATTTCTGCAAGTGGCGTACCAATGTGCTGGACGATTTCCGGAATAAAGAAGGTGGGTACCGCTCGTTTGGTTTCCGTCTGCCGTCCGAGGCAGAATGGGAGTGGGCCGCACGCGGGGGTAAGAGTGGAGCCAAGTATCCCTGGGGGAACCCCTACGTAGCCAATGGAAAAGGCTGCTATTTGGCTAACTTCAAACCACAACGGGGTAACTTCGACGCGGATGGCTATCCTTACACTGCTCCTGCTACAGCCTATAATCCGAATGATTATGGTCTGTATAACATGGCAGGTAACGTAGCCGAGTGGTGCCGCGATGCGTATGCTGATAACTCGAACGCCATTGTCTGGGACATGAACCCGGATAAC is from Spirosoma taeanense and encodes:
- a CDS encoding uroporphyrinogen-III synthase, translated to MNETSMQPIQDRLTKVNRLLVTQSRPADEKSPYFDLASKYNIQIDFRPFIQIEGVSYKDFRRQKINVLDHTAIIFTSRNAIDHFFRICQEGRVEVPADMKYFCISEQTANYLQKYIIIRKRKIFNGTKTATELFDLIKKHKNEKFLFPCSNIRRNDIPEFMDTSSLHFTEAVMYETVPTDLSDLDIQSYDIIAFFSPSGVNSLLTNFPDFKQNGTRMAAFGPTTAKAIMDAGLTLDIEAPLPNAPSMTGALDLYIKKANNQ
- a CDS encoding PorP/SprF family type IX secretion system membrane protein, which translates into the protein MIRTVYGFAFLVLLVAARSASAQQEPQFSMYMYNPLYYNPAAAGSEGVSRLQLTQRTQYLGYQAIGSSDEAVQNSQLVSFNMPLARIKSGIGIYAFNDKIAASYNQSVQVSYAYRLALKSGTLALGVQAGLFNKGIDYGQFRPNEPDPLVPTGRISQAKPDVGVGAYYNTVDYWVGLSVNHLNRASYTLGTDRSTSPLYPNAYLTAGYRLGVGYDIEVQPSILVQYSTFGGIRNSSATLNLIGTYDNRIWAGLGYRLQDALMATAGINLMRNNALRVGYSLDLVVGGTRAKSLTSHELMVAYAFPAPDPRRKPIVRTPRFRY
- the porK gene encoding T9SS ring complex lipoprotein PorK/GldK, which translates into the protein MKYTWFTTNAIRGVMVVAVVLLMQGCGFVKSKFGGKGGKGGEVGVTNGEITATGRKGWKQPTPYGMVLVPSGSFIMGQADEDVAATQINMNRQVTISSFYMDDAEISNHEYRQYVNALMADSVSVLGEEDIMSKYYPDTTVWKNDFTYHNGDPMLEHYFAHPAFDTYPVVGVSWIAARHFCKWRTNVLDDFRNKEGGYRSFGFRLPSEAEWEWAARGGKSGAKYPWGNPYVANGKGCYLANFKPQRGNFDADGYPYTAPATAYNPNDYGLYNMAGNVAEWCRDAYADNSNAIVWDMNPDNQNADEPRKVVRGGSWKDIAYYLETGTRYYELENEKRSYIGFRCVMDNLEGRTASARGGRVGSKTKSSKKSSAKSKV